A part of Misgurnus anguillicaudatus chromosome 6, ASM2758022v2, whole genome shotgun sequence genomic DNA contains:
- the LOC141364300 gene encoding intestinal mucin-like protein has protein sequence MKCPNITCPNGYKSVIENCCPTCVCDTQKCFEKRCDIGYELAANKTNDSCCPPCVPKDVCVDKNTEYQVSKQLDLLN, from the exons ATGAAGTGTCCAAATATAACCTGTCCTAATGGGTACAAATCAGTTATTGAAAACTGCTGCCCAACCTGCG tttGTGATACTCAGAAGTGTTTTGAGAAAAGATGTGATATTGGATATGAGCTGGCAGCAAATAAAACCAATGACAGCTGCTGTCCACCCTGTG TGCCTAAAGATGTTTGTGTGGATAAGAACACTGAGTACCAGGTGAGTAAACAGCTGGATTTATTAAATTGA